The Rhizobium viscosum genomic sequence GAAGAAATCGACGCTCAGATGTTGATCAACCTGGTAGCGAATGATGTAATTTTAGGCTGCAATTCTTGCTAAATCGGGGCCCTTACTTGATGAGGCCAATGCGCAGCGCCTTGGCAACGGCCTGGGTACGGTTGACGGTATCCAGCTTCTTCGTTGCGCGGTTCAGATAGTGATTGACCGTGTGTTCAGAGAGATCGAGAATTTCGGCGATCTCGGCACTGGTCTTGCCGGCGGCAGTCCAGTTGAGGCAATCGATCTCGCGGTCCGTCAGCGTATCGGTGATGCGCGTATCGAGATTGCGGATCTCAGCCAGGCGATCGAAGACATGGATCGCGATGTAGCTGAGTTCACGCATCTCTACGGAGGTGAAAGGCTCGCGATCACCGGCGAAGGAGACTGCACCGCGCGCGCCAGATGGTTCATGCGTCGGAAAATAGGCGCCGCGCATCATCTTGAAGCGCTCGAAAAGGGTTGCAACGACACCAGTCTTGCCGTCGTCGCGCACCCAGTTGGCGCGCGACGTATCGTGCAAGAAAGGCAGGGTCGACGTGCGCAGTCGCCGCAGGACAGGGCTGTTCACCATCAGTCCTTCCTGATCGTATATGGACAGCAGTTCAGCGGGCCAACTGGTGATAATCGTATTGGCCTGAAGATCGAAGGAGGTAATCGGCGGCAGGTTCAAAACCATGAATGCCCGGCTTCGATAGACCTCCGTCACCCGCTTCATGAAACGGAAAATGTCGAACTGCGTCTTTAGACCGGCGACCTCCTGGACGTAGGCGTCTTCCACCGAATTTTGCGGTAAGCTTGCCATCAGATTTTTCGCCTTCGAACCGGGCTTTGGGTAAACCGCTGGCAGCCTGTGTGGAAAAACGGTCAGGTACAGGGTGAGTTACACAACGCCCGTCATATCAATAGGATTCAGCCTCGGCGTGCAGCGCGTTTGGCCGGTGAATTGTCGATGATTTTGCGGACGACCCCAGTTGGCGTGATTCGCCGTCAAATCTCAATAACGCACTCATCATAAGCATGCTATGTATACGACGTCCAGCAATGACAATGGTCAAATCGGTTTCAACGCCTCGGCCCGAGGCGGATGCGCATTTCGTCCATGATTTTCCGTGCCGCCGCTTGAACCGGAACGGCCCATCCCTGCAGAAGTTCCATTGACAGCCGATAAGCGGGACCAGTGACGGAGATCCCGCCGATGAAGGAGCGGTCATCCGACCAGATGGGGGCGGCGACACAGCAAATACCTGCCTCGTGCTCCTCGCGATCGAAAGCATGACCGGCAGCGGCGATTTCGCCGATCTCCGCCAACAGGCTTTCAGCATTCATATGCGTCGCCGGGGTGAAGCGGTTGAAATGCAGACCAGGAAGCATTTCATCGATTTTATCCGACGGCAGCACCGAGAGGGCGGCCTTGCCGACACCGGTGCAATAGCAGGGCGAGGCATTGCCAATCTGTGAATACATGCGGACCGGCTGGTGTCCCTCGACCTTGTCGAGATAGATGATGGACGAACCGCGCAGCACGCCGAGATGGACTGTCTCGCCCGTTTGCCGATGAAGGGCGGCGAGATGCGGCGCGGCAATCAGGCGAAATTCGTTGCGCGCCCAGCTTCGCGAGGCAAAGTCGAGCAGCCGGAGGCCCGGCGCATAACGGCCTTCGACGTCAAGTTCGAGGAGCCCTTCCTCGACCAGATGGCTAAGCTGCCGGTGCAGTGTACCACGCGGCTGGTTGGCAAGCGCGAGAATGTCGGTGAAACGCAACGGTGCATCGACATGCGTGACGAGATCGAGCAGCACCATCAGCTTGCCGAGCGTGCCAGTGTCGCGCGACGTACCGATGTTACGCGATGTGTCTTTGTCATTCGCCTGCGCCATGCTGTCGCCGCTGGAACTCATTGCCTTCCTACTCTTGACAGGAAACGCAGCCTAATCGGATAATTCCATATAGTCAAATTAAGTTCCAAATAATGGAACAACAGCATACCGGAGGAGAGACGGTGAGCGCTATGTCCGCACAATTCCCCGAATTCAGAGATTGCACGGTGCTGGTGAGCGGTGGCGGTTCCGGCATCGGCGCTGCCCTTGTCGAGGGTTTCGCGAGGCAGGGTGCTAAGGTTTCCTTTCTCGACATCGCCGAGGCAGAAAGCCGGGAATTGGCGGAACGGCTTTCCCGAGAGACTGCGCATCCTGTCAGCTTCTACCACACGGACCTGCGCGATATCGATGCCATCAGGCGCGCGGTGAACGAGGTTGTCGAAAAGTCCGGGCCGATCCGGGTGCTCGTCAACAATGCCGCGTGGGACGACCGACACGAATTCGACGATGTAACCGAGGACTATTGGGACAATAACCAGGCGGTCAATCTGCGCCATGTCTTCTTCACCTCGCAGGCGGTTGCCCCTTCGATGCGAGCAGCCGGCGGCGGAGCGATCATCAACATGTCGTCGATTGCCTTCAAGCTGAACATGGGCGTCTTTCCCGCCTATGCCGCCGCCAAGGCAGCAATCGTCGGCCTGACGAAGAGCATGGCCGGGAGACTTGGCCCCGAGAATATCCGCGTCAACTGCATTCTGCCCGGCATGGTGGTGACGGAGCGGCAGATGAAACTATGGCTGACGGAGGAAAGCATTGCCCGCTCCGTGCAGGAACAATGCCTGAAGACCCCATTGAAGCCGGACGCGATCGTCGGTCCGGCTCTGTTTCTTGCATCCGACTGTGCGGCCGGCATGACCGCGCAGTCCCTTATCGTCGATGGAGGCGTTCTCTGATGGTAAATCCCGCTTATGTCGCGGTGGACTGGGGCACCAGCAGCTTCCGGCTCTGGCTTATTGATGCCGATGGGGCTGTTCTTGCCGAACGCCGCAGCGGCGAAGGCATGACCACCGCCGCCAAGACCGGTTTTTCTCAGGTTCTTGAAGGGCATCTCGCAGCCGTCGAAGCGCCTGACAACCTGCCGGTCATCGTCTGCGGCATGGCGGGCGCGCGGCAGGGCTGGGTAGAGGCGGGTTATATCGACGTGCCAGCTTCGCTTTCCTCGATTCTATCGGGTGCGGTCTCTGTGCCTGGCGAAAGCCGTGACGTACGCATACTGCCGGGCCTTGCCCAGCGCGATGCGGCGACGCCGGATGTCATGCGCGGCGAGGAAACGCAGCTTCTCGGGGCGCTGGGGCCTGACAGTCAGGGTACACAGGCCGTCTGCATGCCGGGCACGCATTCCAAGTGGGTGCATGTCAAGGAGGGCAAGGTCACCGGCTTTTCCACTTTCATGACCGGAGAGCTCTTCGACACCATCACCAAACATACGATCCTCATGCATGCCGTTGCCGGCGCCGAGGGCCAGCCGGCCGATGCCGCGGCCTTCGAAGCGGCGGTTGCAGCCGCCTTCCAGCGGCCGGCGCTCGCGTCGAACCTGATTTTCACCGCCCGCTCCGGCCAGCTTCTGCACGGTATTTCGGCTGCCGCTGCCCAAGCCAAGCTCTCGGGTACGCTGATCGGCCTCGAAATCGCCGGCGCGCTGCAGGATGCCGGAAAGGATACGGCCATTACGCTCGTCGCCTCCGGGCGCCTGCAGGCGCTCTACGAGCAGGCCTTCCGCACGCTCTCCCTTTCCTTCACCGCCATCGACGCCGATGCCGCCGTTCGCGGCGGGCTTTCGGCCGCTGCCCAAGCCATCTGGCCGAACTGAGCCATCTGGCCGAATTGAGAAAGATCCCTCCCCATGAACCGTATCCCCTTCCCCGACATGAAGCGTCCGCTGATTGCCATTCTACGTGGCATCAAGCCGGAGGAAACCGAAGCCGTGGTCGGCGCGCTGATCGAAAACGGCCTGACGGCGATTGAGATCCCGCTGAATTCGCCGGAGCCCTTCAAGTCCATCGAGATCGCCGCCAAGATGGCGCCGGCAGATGTGCTGATAGGCGCCGGCACCGTGCTGACCACCGGAGCCGTCGACAGCCTGCATGCGGCCGGCGGCAAGCTGCTGGTGACACCGAATGTCGAGCCCGACGTCATCATCCGCGCCCGCGACTATGGCATGGTAACTATGCCCGGCGTCTTCACGCCCACGGAAGCGTTGCAGGCAGCGCGCGCGGGTGCGACCGGCCTCAAGTTCTTCCCCGCCAGCGTTCTGGGGCCGTCAGGCATCACCGCAATCCGCGCCATCCTGCCGCCGGAACTGGTCATTGCGGCGGTCGGTGGTGTGTCGGACAAGAACTTCTCCGATTACACCAAGGCCGGCATTTTCGCCTTCGGTCTCGGGACCAGCATTTACAAGCCTGGAATGACCGAGGCAGAGGTTGCCGAGCGCGCCAAGGCAACCATCTTAGCCTATGACGCAGCCATAGGAGCATAGGCATATGACTGATATTTATGAATTCGAGGGCAAAACACTTTGCAACACCAATTCGGTTCTCGGTGAAGGCCCCACTTATGACCCTGATACCAACGCCGTCTGGTGGTTCAACATTCTCGGCAAGGAACTTCACGAGCTCAATCTTTCGACGGAAGAGAAGAAGGTGCATCCGCTGCCTGTCATGGCGAGTGTACTCGCTCGTATCGATTCCAATCGTCAGTTGCTGGCGACCGAAGAAGGGCTTTTCGTGCGTGATATCGCGAGCGGCAAGCTGACCTTCTATGCGGCGCTGGAAAACGACAAGCCGGAAAACCGCTCCAACGACGGGCGCACGCATCCCTCAGGCGCGTTGTGGATCAGCACGATGAGCAAGCGCGCCGAAAACCAGGCCGGCGCGATCTATCATGTTGCCGCCGGCAAGGTGACGAAGATCTTCAGCGGTATCAGCATTCCGAACTCCATCTGCTTTTCGCCCGACGGTACGATCGGCTACTTCACTGATACCCGCATCAGCCGCCTGATGCGGGTTATGGTCGATCCGCATACCGGCCTTCCTTCGGGCGAACCGATCGTGATGGTCGACAGCATGGACGAACCCGGCGGGCTCGACGGTTCAGTCTGCGATGCCGACGGCTATATCTGGAACGCGCGCTGGGGTGCTGGCGTCGTCGACCGCTACAGCCCGGACGGCCTGCGCATCGCCCGCTACAAGGTGCCGGCCGCACAGCCTTCCTGCCCGGCCTTCATCGGTGCCAATGCCGACCGGCTTGTGGTGACGACGGCCTGGGAAGGGTTGGACGAGGATGCTCGCTCAGCCCAGCCGAGCGCAGGCGCGCTGCTCGAGCTCGGTATCACGGTGAAGGGTGTTTTCGATCCTGCCTATGTGATCTGAACGTCGAAGCTCACATTTACAAAGGGCGTTCTGTTGCAGGGCGCCTTTTCTTTTTGGATCGTTTTCCGATCAAGGTTCCGTGAAAACCGTAAAATTTTCCGTGTCTTCGTCCGGAACCAATAAGCTCATCGGTCATTTCACTCTTGAGCCGGCGCGGCAGGAATGCCTGAAAAACAGGCGCTGCTGCACCAGGGATCACTCAAGGAACGAAAGTAGGTTCGAAATGACACGCAAACTTCTGACGACCGTTGCCGCTGGCGCACTGTTTGCCACGGCTTTCGCACCGGCGGCATTTTCGCAGACGGCTCCACAGCCGGCGAACCCTGCTGCCCCGACGCAGTCTGCGCCCGCCGATCCGGCAGCTCCCGCACCGGCAGAGCCGGTCAAGCCGATGGAGCCTGCAGGTGATGCCGCCCAGGCTCCGGCCCCGGCACCGGCCACCGATACGGCTCAGGCAGGTGGCGACACCTATCTGACACAGCAGGCCCCTGACCAGATCAGCGCCAATACCTATATCGGCCAGTCGGTCTATAACGCCAACAATGAGAGCATCGGCAGCGTCAATGACCTGATCATGAAGAAGGACGGCGGCCTTGTTGCAGCCGTGATCGGTGTCGGCGGCTTCCTTGGCATCGGCGAAAAAAATGTCGCCGTTCCCATGGAGAAGGTTACCGTTGCCCAGAATACGCAGGACGGCTCCGTCAAGCTGACGACCACCGAAACTGCCGAATCCCTGAAGGCAGCTCCGGAATTCAAGACGCTGGCCATGCAGTCAGCTGAAAAGGCTCCGGCAGCAACCGGCACGGCCATGCCGACGGATAACACCGCAACAGGGTCCACGACCAACAAGTAATCCGTACGGAGAGCAGAGCGTAGACGATGGCGTCCATGGGGCGCCATCGTTTTTTCTGCTCCTGCAGCTATGCGCTGACGCGCTCCTGTGCGCTTGTATCGTGATAATAGTTCTCGTGCAGGAAGCGCAGCGTTGCGATGCCATCGGCCGGCCGGCCGAAATGATAGCCCTGCCCCATGCCGCAGCCGAGCATGCGCAGCTTGACCGCTTCAGAATAATCCTCGATGCCCTCGGCCACGACCTCGAGTTCGAGGCCTTCGCACATGGCAAGAATCGCCTTGATGATGTGCTCGGAGGCGCGGTCGGAATTGATGCGCGAGACGAAGGCGCGGTCGATCTTGATCTTGTCGAAGATGAAATCGCGCAGGCGCCCGAGGCTCGACTGGCCGGTACCGAAATCGTCAAGCGAGATTCGCACGCCCGCAGCTCTCAGATCGGCAATGATCCGGTGCGCCGTATCGGCAGAGCTCATGACAGCTGTCTCGGTGATCTCGAGCTCCAGACGATGCGGGTCGAAGCCGACTCGGCCGAGGATCGACAGGATGCTGCTGCTCGTGCCCGGATCCATGAGCTGGGCCGAAGACAGATTGAAGGACAGGAAGAGTTCGCGCGGCCAGGAGAGTGCCGCTTCGGCAGCCTTGCGCAGCAGCGCTTCCGAGAGTGCGTCGATGAAACCGCGCTCCTCGGCGAGCGGGACGAAGACGCCGGGCGAGACGAAGCCGAGATCGGGATCGTTCCAGCGGGCAAGTGCCTCGAAACCCACCACCTGATTGTTGGCGAGCGAGACGATCGGCTGGAAATGCACGTCGATCGCATCGGAGATGATGGCGTTTCGAAGCGCCTGTTCGAGCTGGGTCGCCCGTTTCATCTCCTGCGCGATCTCGCGCGAATAGACGGTGATCTGCCCGCGGCCACGGCGCTTGGAACGATAGAGTGCGGTTTCGGCACTCTTCAGCAGTTCCTCGCAGTCCTCGCCGGCAAACGGATAGATCGCAAAGCCGAAGGAGGCGGAAAGGCGCACGTTGCGGTCGCCGAGATCGTAGGGGGCCGAGAGCACCTCACGGATCATCTGGCCGAACTTTTCGGCACTGGCGCGCTCGAAGATCAGCGGCAGGACGAAGGCGAACTCGTCGCCGTCATGACGGGTCACCAGCGCACCATCCGGAATGCAGGCTTTCAGGCGATGAGCGACCTGACACAGGATTTCGTCACCGGCGGCAGAACCGAAGAGATCGTTGATCGGCTTGAAGCTGTCGAGATTGGCGATGCCGATGGTGAAAGGCGCGGGATCGCTCGCCCGCTCGGAGGAAATCTGTATCACCTTGTCCCGCATGCGATTGCGGTTTCCCAATCCGGTCAGCGGATCGGTATAGGCCATCGTCTGGAGTTCGTTTTGACTCACAGCCATGAATGGTATTTCCGCCGACACCATCACTCCAAACCCAAGATTTTGCTCCACGGCGTGGGGAAGAATGACGGCCAAATCTTAACAATTCGATAGTAAATCGACAGCGCTACAACCCGAAGCATTCCCAAATTCTGGGGAGTTGACCGGCATTTTATCTAGATTTGCGCCTTGATCGGCCTGTCCATCAGGTGCTTCTGAAATACCGTTTCCAGGATGTCGGGGCTGACCGGTTTCATGATGACGTCATCCATGCCGGCCTTGGCGCATTCGGCGCGGTCGCGCTCGAAGGCCTGTGTCAGCACGCCGATAATCGGGGTCCGCGTGCCCTGTCCCTCCTCCATCTGGCGAATGAGGCGCGAGGCCTCAAAGCCGTTGAAGACCGGAAGCGAAATATCCATCAGCACGATCTGTGGCCTGTGTTCCGCCCAGAGACGAACGACCTCTTCGCCGGTCGCCGCGATCCGATGGCGGTAACCGAGACCTTCGAGGATCTGCGTGAAGACGATCTGGTTGATGTCGTTGTCCTCGGCAACGAGAACCTGCAGGCCTGCTGCTTCTTCAGTCGTGGTGATTTCCCAGTCGCCTTCGGTGCCGCCACGTCCGCTGCGGTTGAAGTGACGGGCGATCTGGAAGGTTAGCTCGTTGGCGATCTGGAAGCCGTCCATGACGAGGGCGGGAATGCCGTATTGTTCGGCGAGCTCCAGGCAGCGCATGCCCATTTGGTTATCAATAATCAAAAGATCGAGCACGATACCGGAGGAGTTGGCAATCTCGAGGA encodes the following:
- a CDS encoding LuxR family transcriptional regulator, whose protein sequence is MASLPQNSVEDAYVQEVAGLKTQFDIFRFMKRVTEVYRSRAFMVLNLPPITSFDLQANTIITSWPAELLSIYDQEGLMVNSPVLRRLRTSTLPFLHDTSRANWVRDDGKTGVVATLFERFKMMRGAYFPTHEPSGARGAVSFAGDREPFTSVEMRELSYIAIHVFDRLAEIRNLDTRITDTLTDREIDCLNWTAAGKTSAEIAEILDLSEHTVNHYLNRATKKLDTVNRTQAVAKALRIGLIK
- a CDS encoding IclR family transcriptional regulator; the encoded protein is MAQANDKDTSRNIGTSRDTGTLGKLMVLLDLVTHVDAPLRFTDILALANQPRGTLHRQLSHLVEEGLLELDVEGRYAPGLRLLDFASRSWARNEFRLIAAPHLAALHRQTGETVHLGVLRGSSIIYLDKVEGHQPVRMYSQIGNASPCYCTGVGKAALSVLPSDKIDEMLPGLHFNRFTPATHMNAESLLAEIGEIAAAGHAFDREEHEAGICCVAAPIWSDDRSFIGGISVTGPAYRLSMELLQGWAVPVQAAARKIMDEMRIRLGPRR
- a CDS encoding SDR family NAD(P)-dependent oxidoreductase, with the translated sequence MSAQFPEFRDCTVLVSGGGSGIGAALVEGFARQGAKVSFLDIAEAESRELAERLSRETAHPVSFYHTDLRDIDAIRRAVNEVVEKSGPIRVLVNNAAWDDRHEFDDVTEDYWDNNQAVNLRHVFFTSQAVAPSMRAAGGGAIINMSSIAFKLNMGVFPAYAAAKAAIVGLTKSMAGRLGPENIRVNCILPGMVVTERQMKLWLTEESIARSVQEQCLKTPLKPDAIVGPALFLASDCAAGMTAQSLIVDGGVL
- a CDS encoding 2-dehydro-3-deoxygalactonokinase; translation: MVNPAYVAVDWGTSSFRLWLIDADGAVLAERRSGEGMTTAAKTGFSQVLEGHLAAVEAPDNLPVIVCGMAGARQGWVEAGYIDVPASLSSILSGAVSVPGESRDVRILPGLAQRDAATPDVMRGEETQLLGALGPDSQGTQAVCMPGTHSKWVHVKEGKVTGFSTFMTGELFDTITKHTILMHAVAGAEGQPADAAAFEAAVAAAFQRPALASNLIFTARSGQLLHGISAAAAQAKLSGTLIGLEIAGALQDAGKDTAITLVASGRLQALYEQAFRTLSLSFTAIDADAAVRGGLSAAAQAIWPN
- a CDS encoding 2-dehydro-3-deoxy-6-phosphogalactonate aldolase, coding for MNRIPFPDMKRPLIAILRGIKPEETEAVVGALIENGLTAIEIPLNSPEPFKSIEIAAKMAPADVLIGAGTVLTTGAVDSLHAAGGKLLVTPNVEPDVIIRARDYGMVTMPGVFTPTEALQAARAGATGLKFFPASVLGPSGITAIRAILPPELVIAAVGGVSDKNFSDYTKAGIFAFGLGTSIYKPGMTEAEVAERAKATILAYDAAIGA
- a CDS encoding SMP-30/gluconolactonase/LRE family protein, translating into MTDIYEFEGKTLCNTNSVLGEGPTYDPDTNAVWWFNILGKELHELNLSTEEKKVHPLPVMASVLARIDSNRQLLATEEGLFVRDIASGKLTFYAALENDKPENRSNDGRTHPSGALWISTMSKRAENQAGAIYHVAAGKVTKIFSGISIPNSICFSPDGTIGYFTDTRISRLMRVMVDPHTGLPSGEPIVMVDSMDEPGGLDGSVCDADGYIWNARWGAGVVDRYSPDGLRIARYKVPAAQPSCPAFIGANADRLVVTTAWEGLDEDARSAQPSAGALLELGITVKGVFDPAYVI
- a CDS encoding PRC-barrel domain-containing protein, with product MTRKLLTTVAAGALFATAFAPAAFSQTAPQPANPAAPTQSAPADPAAPAPAEPVKPMEPAGDAAQAPAPAPATDTAQAGGDTYLTQQAPDQISANTYIGQSVYNANNESIGSVNDLIMKKDGGLVAAVIGVGGFLGIGEKNVAVPMEKVTVAQNTQDGSVKLTTTETAESLKAAPEFKTLAMQSAEKAPAATGTAMPTDNTATGSTTNK
- a CDS encoding putative bifunctional diguanylate cyclase/phosphodiesterase, with the translated sequence MMVSAEIPFMAVSQNELQTMAYTDPLTGLGNRNRMRDKVIQISSERASDPAPFTIGIANLDSFKPINDLFGSAAGDEILCQVAHRLKACIPDGALVTRHDGDEFAFVLPLIFERASAEKFGQMIREVLSAPYDLGDRNVRLSASFGFAIYPFAGEDCEELLKSAETALYRSKRRGRGQITVYSREIAQEMKRATQLEQALRNAIISDAIDVHFQPIVSLANNQVVGFEALARWNDPDLGFVSPGVFVPLAEERGFIDALSEALLRKAAEAALSWPRELFLSFNLSSAQLMDPGTSSSILSILGRVGFDPHRLELEITETAVMSSADTAHRIIADLRAAGVRISLDDFGTGQSSLGRLRDFIFDKIKIDRAFVSRINSDRASEHIIKAILAMCEGLELEVVAEGIEDYSEAVKLRMLGCGMGQGYHFGRPADGIATLRFLHENYYHDTSAQERVSA